The nucleotide sequence CCTCGCCGGGCCGCTCACCGGGCGGTTCCTGCGGCGGTTCCTCCGGTGGCACCACCCGCTTCTCCTCCGCGAAGTGGCAGGCCGAGTCGTGCGCCGCCGGGCCGCTCGCGTGCCGGAACTCCGCCGGGACCGCGAGCGCCGGCACCTCCTGCGCGCACCGTTCCCGCGCCTTCCAGCAGCGGGTGCGGAAGCGGCAGCCGGAGGGGATGGCGGTCGGGGAGGGGACGTCGCCCGCGAGGATGATCCGCTCCCGGCGCTCGCGCGCCTCCGGGTCGGGCACGGGGACCGCGGACAGCAGCGCCTGGGTGTAGGGGTGCGTCGGATGGTCGTAGATCTCGGCGTCGCGGCCGATCTCCACGATCCGGCCGAGGTACATCACCCCCACCCGGTCCGAGATGTGGCGGACGATCGACAGGTCGTGGGCGATGAAGAGGTAGGAGAGCTCGAACTCGCTCTGCAACCGGTCCAGCAGGTTGATCACCTGCGCCTGCACCGAGACGTCCAGCGCGGAGACGGGCTCGTCGGCGACGATCACCTCCGGGCGCAGGGCGAGGCCCCGCGCGATGCCGATGCGCTGCCGCTGGCCGCCGGAGAACTGGTGCGGGTAGCGGTTGATGTACTCGGGGTTGAGCCCGACGACGTCCAGCAGGTCCTGGACCTTCCTGCGCCGGTCCCCCTTCGGCGCGACCTCCGGATGGATCTCGTACGGTTCCCCGATGATGTCGCCGACCGTCATCCGCGGGTTGAGCGAGGTGTACGGGTCCTGGAAGACCATCTGGATGTTGCGCCGGACCGCCCGCATGGCCTTGCCCGACAGCGCGGTGATGTCCTCGCCCTTGTAGCGGATCTCACCCGCCGTCGGCTTCTCCAGGTTGACGAGCATCTTGGCGACCGTGGACTTGCCGCAGCCGGACTCCCCCACGATGCCCAGCGTCTCGCCGCGGTGGAGCGTGAAGTCGACGCCGTCGACGGCCTTCACGGCGCCGATCTGCTTCCTGAAGAGGATGCCCCGGGTCAGCGGGTAGTGCTTGACCAGCCCGCTGACCTCCAGGATCGGCTCGGCGGACGAGACCGTCGCGGAACTAGCCATGCAGGCACTCCCTCCAGAAGTGGCAGGCGCTCGTACGGCCGGCGGCGGTCCCCTCGGGTCCCTCCACCTCGTAGAGCGGGGGTACGTCCGTACGGCACACGTCCTGGGCCATCGGACAGCGCGGGTTGAAGGCGCAGCCGGGCGGGATGTTCATCAGGTTGGGCGGGAGGCCCTTGATGGCGTAGAGCTCCCGGCCCTTGTGGTCCAGGCGCGGGATGGAGTCGAGGAGGCCGCGGGTGTAGGGGTGGGCCGGGGCCTTGTAGATGTCGTGGACCGGGGCCGCCTCGACGATCCGGCCCGCGTACATGACGGCGATCCGGTCGGCCACGTCCGCGACCACGCCCAGGTCGTGGGTGATGAGGATCAGCCCCATGTGGTACTCGCGCTGGAGCTCCGCGAGCAGGTCCATGACCTGGGCCTGGACGGTGACGTCCAGGGCGGTGGTGGGCTCGTCGGCGATGATGAGCGCCGGTTCCAGGGCCATCGCCATCGCGATCATGATGCGCTGGCGCATACCCCCGGAGAACTGGTGCGGGTAGTCCCCGACCCGTGACCGGGCGCCGGGGATGCGGACCCGGTCCATCAGCTCGACGGCCCTGGCCCGCGCGTCCTTGCGCGACATTCCGCGGTGCACGACGAACATCTCGCCGAGCTGGTCGCCGACCGACAGCACGGGGTTCAGGGAGGACAGGGCGTCCTGGAAGATCATCGCCATCTCGGCGCCGCGGACCTTGCGGCGTTCGTCCTCCTTGAGCCGCAGCAGGTCACGGCCCTGGAAGAGGATCTCACCTCCGGTGATCCGGCCGGGCGGGATGTCCAGGATGCCCATGATCGCCTGCGCCGTCACGGACTTGCCGGAGCCGGACTCACCGAGCACGGCGAGGGTCTCGCCGGCGTCCAGGCCGTAGCTGACGCCGTTGACGGCCCGGGCGATGCCGTCCCGGGTGCGGAACTCCACGTGCAGGTCGCGTACTTCGAGCAGCATCCGGCCGTCACCTCAGCTTCGGGTCGAGGGCGTCGCGCACCGCGTCGCCGAGCATGATGAACGCCAGGACGGTGAGGGCCAGGGCGCCGGAGGGCCACAGCAGGGCGTGCGGGGCGTTGCGGATGTAGGGCGAGGCGGCGGAGATGTCGATGCCCCACGAGACGGTCGGCGGTTTCAGTCCGACGCCGAGGTAGGACAGGGTCGCCTCCAGCGCGATGAACGTGCCGAGCGCGATGGTCGCCACGACGATCACCGGGGCGACCGCGTTGGGCGCGATGTGCCGCATCAGCAGCCGGGAGTTCCCGGCCCCGAGCGCCCGGGCCGCCTGGACGTAGTCGTTCTGCTTGGCGGTGATCACCGAACCGCGGGCGATCCGGGAGATCTGGGGCCAGCCGAGCAGCACCATGAACCCGATGACCGGCCAGACCGTATTGCTGGTCACGACGGAGAGGAGGACCAGGCCGCCGAGGACGACCGGGATGGCGAAGAAGATGTCGGTGATCCGGGACAGGACCGAGTCCCCCGCCCCGCCGAAGAACCCTGCGAGACCGCCCAGCACGCTGCCGAGCAGGGCGACCCCGAGCGTGGCCAGGACGCCCACCGTGACGGACGTGCGGGCGCCGTAGACGACGCGGGTGTAGACGTCGCAGCCCTGGCCGTCGAAGCCGAACGGGTGGCCGGGCTGGGAACCCTCCTGGGCCTTGGCGAGGTCGCACTTGAGGGGGCTCAGCCAGGTGATGGAGCCGGGCCACAGGGAGATGAAGACCAGGAAGAGGATGACCAGGCCGGAGAGGATGAAGACCGGGTTGCGGCGCAGGTCGCGCCAGGCGTCGGACCACAGGGAGCGGGCCTTCTCGGACGGCCCGGCGTCCGGGCCGCCGGGGCCCTTCTCCAGGGTCTCGCCCTCCGCCGTGGCCAGGTCCATGGTGCCGCCCATGCCGGTGTCGGCGATGGCTCCGTCCTCCGGGGTGCGGCCGGCGCCCGGCAGGTGGTGCTCCGGCGGCGTCGGCTCAGGCATAGCGGATCCTCGGGTCGAGTACGGCGTACAGGAGGTCGACGAGCAGGTTGGCCACCAGGAAGACCAGCACGAGGACGGTCACGAAACCGACGACGGTCTGGGTGTTCTGCCGCAGGATCCCCTGGTAGAGCTGGAAGCCGACGCCGTGGATGTTGAAGATGCGTTCGGTGACGATCGCGCCGCCCATCAGCGCGCCGATGTCCGTGCCGATGAACGTGACCACGGGGATCAGCGAGTTGCGCAGCAGGTGCCGGGTGACGACCCGGCGGTGGGGCAGCCCCTTGGCGACGGCCGTGCGGACGTAGTCGGAGCGCCGGTTCTCCGCGATGGAGGTGCGGGTCAACCGGGTGACGTACGCCAGCGAGACGGAGGCCAGCACCAGGCCCGGCACGATCAGCTCCCCGAAGGTGGCGTCCGTGGAGACCGACGGTTTGATCCAGCCCCATTCGACGCCGAGCAGCAGCTGGAGCAGCAGGCCGGTGACGAAGGTGGGGACGGAGATGACCACCAGGGTGAGCAGCAGGACCCCGGTGTCGACGGGCCGGCCCCGGCGCAGTCCCGTCACGACCCCGAGGGTGATGCCGATGACGATCTCGAAGAAGATCGCCACGATCGTCAGCCGGATGGTGACCGGGAACGACGACGCCATCAGCTCGGTGACCGGCTGGCCGTTGAACGCCGTACCGAAGTCACCGGTGAAGACGTTCCCCATGTAGGTCAGGTACTGCTGCCACACCGGCTTGTCGAGGCCGAACTCCTTCTTCAGCTGGGCCGCGGTGGCCGGGTCGCACTGCCGGTCGCCGCACAGACCCGCGATGGGGTCGCCCATCACGTTCACCATCAGGAAGATCAGCAGCGTGGCGCCGATGAACACCGGGATCATCTGGAGCAGACGCCGGATCACGTACCGGCCCATGGCGGGTCAGCTGACCTTGATCTCGTTGTAGACCGGCACGGAGAACGGGTTGAGCTTGACGTTCGAGAGCCGCTCCGAGTAGCCGGCGCTGCCGTTCTGGTACCAGAGCGGGATGGCGGCCATGTTGTCGCGCACGACCTCCTCGGCCTGCTGGAAGAGCTGCACGGCCTTGGTGGTGTCGGTCTCGGCGTTGGCCTGGTCGACGAGCGAGTCGAACTGCTTGTTCGACCACTTGCCGTCGTTGGAGGAGGCGTTGGTGTAGTACAGCGGCTGGAGGAAGTTCTGGATGAGGGGGTAGTCCATCTGCCACCCCGCCCGGAAGGGGCCGCTCATCTTCCGGTCGCCGATCTGGGTGCGGAAGTCCGCGAACGTGCCGACCGGGTTGCCGACGCAGGCCTTGTCGTTGCCGAGCGCGTTGTTGATCGAATTGCAGACCGCGTCGACCCACTGTTTGTGCGATCCGGTGTCCGCGTTGTATGTGATCTTGACCTGGCCGCCGGGCAGGCCGCCGCCCTCCTTGATGAGCTGCTTCGCGGCGGCGGGGTCGTAGTCGCAGGCGTCCCCGCACAGGCCTTCCTTGAAGCCGCCCTCCTCGCCGAGCACCGGGGAGGTCCAGTCGGTGGCGGGGGTGCGGGTCTTCTGGAAGATCGTCTCGGTGATCTGCTTGCGGTCGATCGCCCGCGAGAGGCCGGTTCGGACCTTGTCGGATCCGGTGGTGTTCCACTTCTTGTCGTAGAAGGGGAAGGCCAGGGTCTGGATGATGCCGGCGGGCGTGTTCAGGTAGCGGTCGCCGAGGTCGTTCTTGACGTTCTTGAGCTGGGCCGCGGGCACGTCGTCGACGAGGTCGAGGTTGCCGGCCAGCAGGTCGGTGTAGGCGGTGTTGTTGTCGGTGTAGACCTTGAGGGTCACGCCGCCGTTCTGCGCCTTGTCGTCGCCGGGGTAGCCGTCCCACTTCTTCAGGGCCATCTGGGAGCCCTTGGTGTAGGAGTCGATCGTGTACGGCCCGTTTCCGATCGGTTTCTTCAGCCAGCCCGCGTGGTCGGAGAAGAAGGCCTGGGGCAGCGGGGCGTAGGCGGGGTAGCCCAGGGTGTCGGGGAAGGTGGAGAACTTCTGCCGGAGCTTGACGGTGAAGGTCTTGTCGTTGACGACCTTGAGCCCGGCCAGGGCGCCGGCGCTCGGGCTCGACCCGTCGGCGGGGTGGACCGCGGGGTAGCCGTCGATGTACTCGAAGAAGTACGCGTTCTTCTGGTTGTTCTTCAGGTTGGCGCCGTAGTTCCAGGCGTCGACGAAGGACTTCGCCGTCACTTTCTCGCCATTGCTGAACGTCCAGCCGTCCTTGACGGTGATCGTGAAGTTCTGCGAGTCCGTGGTCTCGATCTTCTCGGCCAGCATGTCCTCGGCCGCACCCGTCTCCGGGTTGTACTTCTTCAGGCTCCGGAAGATCATGTCGAGGACCTTGCCGCCCTGCACCTCGTTGGTGTTGGCGGGCTCCAGCGGGTTCTGCGGGTCTCCCCAGGAGGAGCTGAGCACCGCGCCGCCGTCACCGCTGCCGCCGCCGCTCCCCCCGCCCCCGCACGCCGTCGCCGCGAGTGCTGCCGCCGCCGCGCATGCGGCCCACTTGGCGTGCGTGGCTCCACGCATGGATGCCTCCTCATTGACTTCGCTTTACCTGAGCCCCGGTCAGCACCGAAGAGCTGAGACCAGTACTGGTAAATATCAACTTAAAAGGTGCATGACGCACACGGGCCGCGCCCAACCGGAGGCCTTCGGAGGGCTATTCGGGGGACGGCACAAGTGCGCCCGCCGCCGGCAGCAGCTTCCTGTGGAGGGGTCGAAAAGGATCTTCTGCGCAGGTCACAATGGATCTTCCGGCCGGTGTGCAACGAATCACCGGCATCCGTTGCCGAACCGTTGGATCAAGACCCCGAGATGTACGCATTCCGACACCCTGGCGTCCGAATATCGAACTCCTTGCCCGTTTCGCGCATTTGGCCCGAATTCGGACACGGAACGATTACGGCGCGCTACACGCGTAGCTACGGTTCGATCAAGCGGAGGCAAAGAAGGTAAAGAGAAGACCAAGGCGGACCAGAATTTATTGACCTTGAATGAATTACGTTGAAAAAGTCCGGCGTAGCCCGTAGGGAGAGCCCTGCGGAGTCATCAGACCCTCCCTTGGGCCAGGAGCATCGCCATGACCCCCCCAACTCCATCAG is from Streptomyces asoensis and encodes:
- a CDS encoding ABC transporter ATP-binding protein, translating into MASSATVSSAEPILEVSGLVKHYPLTRGILFRKQIGAVKAVDGVDFTLHRGETLGIVGESGCGKSTVAKMLVNLEKPTAGEIRYKGEDITALSGKAMRAVRRNIQMVFQDPYTSLNPRMTVGDIIGEPYEIHPEVAPKGDRRRKVQDLLDVVGLNPEYINRYPHQFSGGQRQRIGIARGLALRPEVIVADEPVSALDVSVQAQVINLLDRLQSEFELSYLFIAHDLSIVRHISDRVGVMYLGRIVEIGRDAEIYDHPTHPYTQALLSAVPVPDPEARERRERIILAGDVPSPTAIPSGCRFRTRCWKARERCAQEVPALAVPAEFRHASGPAAHDSACHFAEEKRVVPPEEPPQEPPGERPGEGA
- a CDS encoding ABC transporter ATP-binding protein, with amino-acid sequence MLLEVRDLHVEFRTRDGIARAVNGVSYGLDAGETLAVLGESGSGKSVTAQAIMGILDIPPGRITGGEILFQGRDLLRLKEDERRKVRGAEMAMIFQDALSSLNPVLSVGDQLGEMFVVHRGMSRKDARARAVELMDRVRIPGARSRVGDYPHQFSGGMRQRIMIAMAMALEPALIIADEPTTALDVTVQAQVMDLLAELQREYHMGLILITHDLGVVADVADRIAVMYAGRIVEAAPVHDIYKAPAHPYTRGLLDSIPRLDHKGRELYAIKGLPPNLMNIPPGCAFNPRCPMAQDVCRTDVPPLYEVEGPEGTAAGRTSACHFWRECLHG
- a CDS encoding ABC transporter permease translates to MPEPTPPEHHLPGAGRTPEDGAIADTGMGGTMDLATAEGETLEKGPGGPDAGPSEKARSLWSDAWRDLRRNPVFILSGLVILFLVFISLWPGSITWLSPLKCDLAKAQEGSQPGHPFGFDGQGCDVYTRVVYGARTSVTVGVLATLGVALLGSVLGGLAGFFGGAGDSVLSRITDIFFAIPVVLGGLVLLSVVTSNTVWPVIGFMVLLGWPQISRIARGSVITAKQNDYVQAARALGAGNSRLLMRHIAPNAVAPVIVVATIALGTFIALEATLSYLGVGLKPPTVSWGIDISAASPYIRNAPHALLWPSGALALTVLAFIMLGDAVRDALDPKLR
- a CDS encoding ABC transporter permease, with protein sequence MGRYVIRRLLQMIPVFIGATLLIFLMVNVMGDPIAGLCGDRQCDPATAAQLKKEFGLDKPVWQQYLTYMGNVFTGDFGTAFNGQPVTELMASSFPVTIRLTIVAIFFEIVIGITLGVVTGLRRGRPVDTGVLLLTLVVISVPTFVTGLLLQLLLGVEWGWIKPSVSTDATFGELIVPGLVLASVSLAYVTRLTRTSIAENRRSDYVRTAVAKGLPHRRVVTRHLLRNSLIPVVTFIGTDIGALMGGAIVTERIFNIHGVGFQLYQGILRQNTQTVVGFVTVLVLVFLVANLLVDLLYAVLDPRIRYA
- a CDS encoding peptide ABC transporter substrate-binding protein; amino-acid sequence: MRGATHAKWAACAAAAALAATACGGGGSGGGSGDGGAVLSSSWGDPQNPLEPANTNEVQGGKVLDMIFRSLKKYNPETGAAEDMLAEKIETTDSQNFTITVKDGWTFSNGEKVTAKSFVDAWNYGANLKNNQKNAYFFEYIDGYPAVHPADGSSPSAGALAGLKVVNDKTFTVKLRQKFSTFPDTLGYPAYAPLPQAFFSDHAGWLKKPIGNGPYTIDSYTKGSQMALKKWDGYPGDDKAQNGGVTLKVYTDNNTAYTDLLAGNLDLVDDVPAAQLKNVKNDLGDRYLNTPAGIIQTLAFPFYDKKWNTTGSDKVRTGLSRAIDRKQITETIFQKTRTPATDWTSPVLGEEGGFKEGLCGDACDYDPAAAKQLIKEGGGLPGGQVKITYNADTGSHKQWVDAVCNSINNALGNDKACVGNPVGTFADFRTQIGDRKMSGPFRAGWQMDYPLIQNFLQPLYYTNASSNDGKWSNKQFDSLVDQANAETDTTKAVQLFQQAEEVVRDNMAAIPLWYQNGSAGYSERLSNVKLNPFSVPVYNEIKVS